One Microplitis mediator isolate UGA2020A chromosome 3, iyMicMedi2.1, whole genome shotgun sequence DNA segment encodes these proteins:
- the LOC130665453 gene encoding MAPK regulated corepressor interacting protein 2-like — protein sequence MSGKSQSVTITAKRPSVNSIQHQCESSAQHFGLIEYIYESWSSVSKELDMCHNQSHGDTQNYRNGASVTYYQEREPNPELKDFQPFNLEAWWGQRVVQSITRNTNS from the exons tggAAAATCACAATCAGTAACAATTACCGCAAAACGGCCTTCAGTGAATTCTATTCAACATCAATGTGAGTCATCTGCTCAACATTTTGGTCtcattgaatatatttatgaat CATGGAGTTCTGTATCTAAAGAATTGGATATGTGTCATAATCAATCACATGGAGATACCCAAAATTATCGGAATGGAGCGTCTGTTACATATTATCAAGAACGGGAGCCCAATCCTGAGCTTAAAG ATTTTCAGCCATTTAATTTGGAAGCATGGTGGGGTCAAAGAGTAGTTCAAAGTATTACCAGAAATACTAATTCTTAG